Proteins from a genomic interval of Lycium ferocissimum isolate CSIRO_LF1 chromosome 2, AGI_CSIRO_Lferr_CH_V1, whole genome shotgun sequence:
- the LOC132046456 gene encoding uncharacterized protein LOC132046456 translates to MKSTMLSSYPKHFTSIPILLTFKSQHLHVVRFPIKCSSSSDSNNNTTSINENSKESQPVTPPITPPNTVEIRFSRRPSKRRKQKEEEMMNARKQAVKPKPPPKDWESMNLTEKAIELYVGEKGLLFWLNKFAYASIFIIIGGWILFRFVGPALDLYQLDTPTPLAPESMFKGSGEKP, encoded by the coding sequence ATGAAGAGCACCATGCTCTCTAGCTACCCAAAACACTTCACTTCCATTCCAATACTACTTACCTTCAAATCTCAACATCTTCATGTAGTTCGTTTTCCCATCAAATGCAGCAGCAGCAGTGATAGCAACAATAACACAACTAGCATCAATGAAAATAGCAAGGAATCACAACCCGTTACACCACCAATAACACCACCAAATACGGTTGAGATTCGATTCAGTAGACGTCCGTCAAAACGAAGAAAGCAGAAGGAAGAAGAAATGATGAATGCAAGGAAACAAGCTGTGAAACCTAAGCCTCCACCTAAGGATTGGGAATCCATGAATCTGACTGAGAAGGCAATTGAATTATATGTGGGAGAAAAAGGACTTTTGTTCTGGCTTAACAAGTTTGCTTATGCTTCTATCTTTATTATAATTGGGGGTTGGATACTTTTTCGATTTGTTGGTCCTGCACTCGATCTTTATCAGCTTGATACACCTACTCCTCTTGCTCCTGAgtctatgtttaaaggttcaGGAGAGAAACCTTGA